A region of Streptomyces sp. NBC_01788 DNA encodes the following proteins:
- a CDS encoding xanthine dehydrogenase family protein molybdopterin-binding subunit — protein MSNEAATAAAETAPAPEPLPHGLGSSLPAADARAKTEGTFPYAADLWAEGLLWAAVLRSPHPHARIVSIDTAHAREMPGVRAVVTHEDVPGRKVHGRGTPDRPVFASEVVRHHGEPIAAVAADHPDTARMAAAAVIVEYEVLDPVTDPEQAFEAEPLHPDGNLIRHIPLRHGDPEAAGEVVVEGLYRIGRQDPAPIGAEAGLAVPRPDGGVELYLASTDPHTDRDALAACYGLEPDRVKIVVTGVPGATADREDQGFQLPLGLLALKTGCPVKLTATREESFLGHPHRHPTLLRYRHHADAEGTLVKVEAQILLDAGAYADTSSEALAAAVSFACGPYVVPNAFIEGWAVRTNNPPSGHVRGEGAMQVCAAYEAQMDKLAKKLGLDPAEVRLRNVMATGDVLPTGQTVTCPAPVAELLQAVRDHPLPPLPKDVPEEEWLLPGGLEGAGEPGAVRRGVGYGLGMVHMLGAEGADEVSTATVRVQGGVATVLCAAVESGQGFTTLARQIVQETLGIDEVHVAAVDTDQPPAGAGCRGRHTWVSGGAVERAAKMVRTQLLQPLAHKFGMSTELLQITDGKITSYDGVLSTTVTEALDGKELWATAQCRPHPTEPLDGAGQGDAFVGLAFCAVRAVVDVDIELGSVRVVEMALAQDVGRVLNPAQLAARIEGGVTQGVGIALTENLRTPRGLVRHPDLTGYALPTALDAPDIRIVKLVEERDVVAPFGAKAVSAVPVVTSPAAVASAVRAATGRPVNRLPIRPQAAVVTAQ, from the coding sequence GTGAGCAACGAAGCCGCCACCGCCGCCGCGGAGACCGCCCCGGCACCCGAACCGCTGCCGCACGGTCTCGGCTCCTCACTGCCCGCCGCCGACGCCCGCGCCAAGACGGAGGGCACCTTCCCGTACGCGGCCGACCTGTGGGCCGAGGGCCTGCTGTGGGCCGCCGTGCTGCGCTCGCCGCACCCGCACGCGCGCATCGTGTCCATCGACACGGCACACGCGCGCGAGATGCCCGGCGTCCGGGCCGTCGTCACCCACGAGGACGTCCCGGGCCGCAAGGTCCACGGCCGCGGCACGCCCGACCGCCCGGTGTTCGCCTCCGAGGTCGTGCGCCACCACGGCGAGCCCATCGCGGCCGTGGCCGCCGACCACCCGGACACCGCCCGCATGGCCGCCGCCGCCGTCATCGTCGAGTACGAGGTGCTCGACCCGGTGACCGATCCCGAACAGGCCTTCGAGGCCGAGCCGCTGCACCCCGACGGCAATCTGATCCGGCACATCCCGCTGCGCCACGGCGACCCGGAGGCGGCCGGCGAGGTCGTCGTCGAGGGCCTGTACCGCATCGGCCGCCAGGACCCGGCCCCCATCGGCGCCGAGGCCGGCCTCGCGGTGCCCCGCCCCGACGGCGGCGTGGAGCTGTACCTGGCCTCCACCGACCCGCACACCGACCGCGACGCGCTCGCCGCCTGCTACGGCCTGGAACCCGATCGCGTCAAGATCGTCGTCACCGGCGTGCCCGGCGCCACGGCCGACCGTGAGGACCAGGGCTTCCAGCTCCCGCTCGGCCTGCTGGCGCTGAAGACCGGCTGTCCGGTGAAGCTCACCGCGACCCGCGAGGAGTCCTTCCTGGGGCACCCGCACCGCCATCCCACGCTGCTGCGCTACCGTCACCACGCCGACGCCGAGGGCACGTTGGTCAAGGTCGAGGCGCAGATCCTGCTGGACGCGGGCGCCTACGCCGACACCTCCTCCGAGGCCCTCGCCGCCGCCGTTTCCTTCGCCTGCGGCCCCTACGTCGTCCCGAACGCCTTCATCGAGGGCTGGGCCGTACGCACCAACAACCCGCCGTCCGGGCACGTCCGCGGCGAGGGCGCGATGCAGGTGTGCGCCGCCTACGAGGCGCAGATGGACAAGCTGGCCAAGAAGCTCGGCCTGGACCCGGCCGAGGTGCGCCTGCGTAACGTCATGGCGACCGGCGACGTACTGCCGACCGGCCAGACGGTGACGTGCCCGGCCCCGGTCGCCGAACTGCTCCAGGCGGTACGGGACCACCCGCTGCCGCCGCTGCCCAAGGACGTCCCCGAGGAGGAGTGGCTGCTGCCCGGCGGCCTGGAGGGAGCGGGCGAACCGGGCGCGGTGCGCCGGGGCGTGGGCTACGGCCTGGGCATGGTGCACATGCTCGGCGCCGAGGGCGCCGACGAGGTCTCCACGGCGACCGTACGGGTGCAGGGCGGCGTGGCGACGGTGCTGTGCGCGGCGGTGGAGTCCGGCCAGGGCTTCACGACGCTCGCCCGGCAGATCGTCCAGGAGACCCTCGGCATCGACGAGGTGCACGTGGCCGCGGTCGACACCGACCAGCCGCCGGCCGGCGCCGGCTGCCGGGGCCGCCACACCTGGGTGTCGGGCGGCGCCGTGGAACGCGCGGCCAAGATGGTCCGCACCCAGCTCCTCCAGCCCCTCGCCCACAAGTTCGGCATGTCCACCGAGCTGCTCCAGATCACCGACGGCAAGATCACGTCGTACGACGGCGTGCTGTCCACCACGGTCACGGAGGCGCTGGACGGCAAGGAACTGTGGGCTACCGCGCAATGCCGCCCGCACCCCACCGAGCCGCTGGACGGTGCGGGCCAGGGCGACGCCTTCGTGGGCCTGGCCTTCTGCGCCGTGCGCGCGGTGGTGGACGTGGACATCGAGCTGGGCTCGGTACGGGTCGTGGAGATGGCCCTCGCCCAGGACGTGGGCCGGGTGCTCAACCCGGCCCAGCTCGCCGCCCGGATCGAGGGGGGCGTCACCCAGGGCGTGGGCATCGCCCTCACCGAGAACCTGCGCACCCCGCGCGGGCTGGTCCGCCACCCCGACCTCACCGGCTACGCCCTGCCCACCGCCCTGGACGCGCCGGACATCCGGATCGTGAAACTGGTCGAGGAGCGGGATGTCGTCGCCCCCTTCGGCGCCAAGGCGGTCAGCGCGGTACCGGTGGTGACCTCGCCCGCGGCCGTCGCCTCCGCGGTACGCGCCGCCACGGGCCGTCCGGTCAACCGGCTGCCGATCCGGCCGCAGGCCGCAGTGGTGACCGCGCAGTGA
- a CDS encoding 2Fe-2S iron-sulfur cluster-binding protein, with amino-acid sequence MTDDQHAEGAPGSGGRWDPLPQGEYDDGATAFVKLPEGGIDALLAAHSPLAAPGHGYVPPQIAVTPAPADGTDPAAPGGWAAPGAPAQGAQWPDPNAVPQDAGADDRFTYRPEATQQWHFDEGRTGQVPPGSGQDVTGQWSIPVAGGDIPDESGEFTTSSLVQQWGGTPPSTLPGGAAAPWATEEVGQAWTRPRPDSGTPGPYENGPADAGFPGGPGAGPAEAAYDTRGDGRMPGAPAAGGPTGGSYPAGAHGAGADGAPTDARRPGGGGPGAEAAEAAYGAAADGTRGDGRMPGAPAAGGPTGGAFPAGRPGGGGHGAGTPEGMYGATAVGASASGAGSLDGRPAEGGRAARESGPQAASAGPLPPAVTGPGADAAQRHGSGAPAAREAQLRAERGAQDSSSRPEPPAESGADSPASGAGEDGRGPVKATEGPTGRPARPGPAEDAQPPSGAAEEPATDSGSTTPDDADAATQDDPPSAAPQDEHPLASYVLRVNGADRPVTDAWIGESLLYVLRERLGLAGAKDGCSQGECGACNVQVDGRLVASCLVPAVTAASSEVRTVEGLAVDGQPSDVQRALARCGAVQCGFCVPGMAMTVHDLLEGNPDPTELETRQALCGNLCRCTGYRGVLQAVKEVVTEREAHSAAGEAEQDADEPRIPHQAGPGAGGVHPSAFDTPAPHDPYGQDGGQA; translated from the coding sequence GTGACCGACGACCAGCACGCGGAGGGCGCGCCGGGCAGCGGCGGCCGATGGGACCCGCTCCCGCAGGGCGAGTACGACGACGGCGCCACCGCGTTCGTGAAGCTGCCCGAGGGTGGCATCGACGCCCTCCTCGCCGCCCACAGCCCGCTCGCGGCGCCCGGCCACGGCTACGTGCCGCCGCAGATAGCGGTCACGCCCGCCCCGGCGGACGGCACCGACCCGGCGGCGCCCGGCGGTTGGGCCGCGCCGGGCGCACCCGCGCAGGGCGCCCAGTGGCCCGACCCCAACGCGGTGCCGCAGGATGCGGGCGCGGACGACCGGTTCACCTACCGCCCGGAGGCCACCCAGCAGTGGCACTTCGACGAGGGCCGGACGGGCCAGGTCCCGCCCGGCTCCGGGCAGGATGTGACCGGGCAGTGGTCGATCCCCGTCGCCGGGGGTGACATCCCGGACGAATCAGGCGAGTTCACCACGTCGTCGCTGGTCCAGCAGTGGGGCGGCACGCCTCCGTCCACCCTCCCCGGCGGCGCTGCCGCCCCCTGGGCCACGGAGGAGGTCGGCCAGGCCTGGACCCGCCCCCGCCCCGATTCCGGGACCCCCGGCCCCTACGAGAACGGCCCGGCCGACGCCGGATTCCCGGGCGGACCCGGTGCGGGCCCGGCCGAAGCGGCGTACGACACGCGCGGAGACGGGCGGATGCCCGGGGCTCCCGCCGCGGGCGGCCCGACCGGAGGCTCCTACCCGGCCGGCGCGCACGGCGCCGGGGCGGACGGTGCGCCCACGGACGCGCGGCGTCCGGGCGGCGGCGGGCCTGGTGCCGAGGCGGCTGAAGCGGCCTACGGGGCCGCGGCGGACGGCACGCGCGGAGACGGGCGGATGCCGGGGGCTCCCGCCGCGGGCGGCCCGACCGGGGGTGCCTTCCCGGCCGGACGGCCCGGCGGGGGCGGGCACGGTGCCGGGACGCCGGAAGGCATGTACGGCGCCACCGCGGTCGGCGCGTCGGCGTCGGGCGCGGGCAGCCTGGACGGCCGTCCGGCGGAGGGCGGGCGCGCGGCCCGGGAATCCGGGCCGCAGGCCGCCTCGGCCGGACCGTTGCCGCCGGCCGTGACCGGACCCGGCGCGGACGCCGCCCAACGGCACGGCAGCGGCGCCCCAGCGGCGCGGGAGGCCCAACTCCGCGCGGAGCGAGGCGCTCAGGACTCGTCGTCCCGGCCCGAGCCTCCGGCGGAGTCCGGCGCGGACTCCCCGGCTTCCGGCGCGGGCGAGGACGGCCGAGGGCCCGTCAAGGCCACCGAGGGGCCCACCGGGCGCCCCGCGCGGCCCGGTCCGGCCGAGGACGCCCAACCGCCCTCCGGGGCCGCCGAGGAGCCCGCCACGGACTCCGGCTCCACGACCCCCGACGACGCGGACGCCGCCACCCAGGACGACCCGCCTTCCGCGGCCCCGCAGGACGAGCACCCGCTCGCCTCGTACGTGCTGCGCGTCAACGGCGCGGACCGGCCCGTCACCGACGCCTGGATCGGCGAGTCGCTGCTGTACGTGCTGCGCGAGCGGCTCGGGCTAGCGGGCGCCAAGGACGGCTGCTCGCAGGGCGAGTGCGGCGCCTGCAACGTGCAGGTCGACGGACGCCTGGTCGCCTCCTGCCTGGTGCCCGCGGTCACCGCGGCGAGCAGCGAGGTGCGCACGGTCGAGGGACTGGCCGTGGACGGTCAGCCCTCGGACGTGCAGCGGGCGCTCGCCCGGTGCGGCGCGGTGCAGTGCGGCTTCTGCGTGCCCGGCATGGCGATGACCGTGCACGACCTGCTGGAGGGCAACCCGGACCCGACGGAGCTGGAGACCCGCCAGGCGCTGTGCGGCAACCTGTGCCGCTGCACGGGCTACCGCGGCGTCCTCCAGGCCGTCAAGGAGGTCGTCACCGAACGGGAGGCGCACTCCGCGGCGGGCGAGGCCGAGCAGGACGCCGACGAGCCGCGGATCCCGCACCAGGCGGGTCCGGGCGCCGGCGGCGTCCACCCCTCCGCGTTCGACACCCCGGCACCGCACGACCCCTACGGCCAGGACGGAGGCCAGGCGTGA
- a CDS encoding FAD binding domain-containing protein: protein MTTHAPQAAQAVTLPTTLNEAVAALTAMPAAVPVAGGTDLMTAVNSGQLRPTALVGLGRISEIRGWQYQDGHALLGAGLTHARMGRPDFAALIPALAAAARAAGPPHIRNAGTLGGNIASAAPTGDALPVLAALEATLIIAGPGGARREIPVSHLLAGVEMLRAGELIGFVRVPLLHAPQVFLKATGRTGPGRAVASVALVLDPARRGVRCAVGAIAPMPLRPLDAEHWVAQLIDWDAGRVIVPEAQNAFGEYVAAACIPDPVPAEDGSVQQLPPAVLHLRRTVAALARRALGRALS, encoded by the coding sequence TTGACCACGCACGCACCTCAGGCGGCGCAGGCCGTCACGCTGCCCACGACACTGAACGAGGCGGTGGCGGCACTCACCGCCATGCCCGCGGCGGTGCCCGTGGCCGGCGGTACCGACCTCATGACCGCCGTCAACTCCGGGCAGCTCAGGCCCACCGCGCTGGTCGGGCTCGGCCGGATCAGCGAGATCCGCGGCTGGCAGTACCAGGACGGCCACGCGCTGCTCGGCGCCGGACTCACCCACGCGCGCATGGGGCGCCCCGACTTCGCCGCCCTGATCCCGGCGCTGGCCGCCGCCGCGCGCGCCGCGGGCCCGCCGCACATCCGCAACGCGGGCACCCTGGGCGGCAACATCGCCTCCGCCGCCCCCACCGGGGACGCGCTGCCGGTGCTGGCCGCCCTGGAGGCGACCCTGATCATCGCGGGCCCGGGCGGAGCCCGCCGGGAGATCCCGGTGTCGCACCTGCTGGCCGGCGTGGAGATGCTCCGCGCGGGCGAGCTCATCGGCTTCGTGCGCGTGCCGCTGCTGCACGCGCCCCAGGTCTTCCTCAAGGCGACCGGCCGTACCGGACCGGGCCGCGCGGTCGCGTCCGTGGCGCTGGTCCTCGACCCCGCCCGGCGCGGGGTGCGGTGCGCGGTGGGCGCCATAGCGCCGATGCCGCTGCGGCCGCTGGACGCCGAGCACTGGGTGGCCCAGCTCATAGACTGGGACGCCGGTCGCGTGATCGTCCCGGAGGCGCAGAACGCCTTCGGCGAGTACGTGGCCGCTGCCTGCATCCCCGATCCGGTCCCGGCCGAGGACGGCTCCGTGCAGCAGCTTCCGCCCGCCGTACTGCACCTGCGGCGCACCGTCGCCGCGCTGGCCCGACGAGCACTGGGGAGGGCGCTGTCGTGA
- a CDS encoding beta-N-acetylhexosaminidase, with product MTDVIPAPRAAAGSPDRAVPLDRGTTLWAAEGTGGTERWLRGTLGTALVLPLAPGAEDDPDSVRLRLDDTLEPEAYRLAAVPGRGVEIRGGSPAGVFWGAQTLRQLLGPDAFRRAPVRSDAAHAVPAGVIEDAPRFRWRGLMLDVARHFMPKDGVLRYLDLMAAHKLNVLHFHLTDDQGWRVEIKRYPRLTEVGSWRARTRFGHRASPLWDDRPHGGHYTQDDIREIVAYAAERHIAVVPEIDVPGHSQAAIAAYPELGNTDVVDTSALTVWDDWGVNPNVLAPTDATLRFYEGVFEELLELFPADAVASTGSAGFAAFSSFFHVGGDECPKEQWRASPAAQTRIAELGLADEDALQSWFIGHFDAWLAARGRRMIGWDEILEGGLASGAAVSSWRGYAGGIAAARAGHDVVMCPEQQVYLDHRQAPGEDEPVPIGYVRTLEDVYRFEPVPPELDEAQARHVLGTQANVWTEVMEDQARVDYQAFPRLAAFAEVAWSALPAPAERDFADFERRMTAHYGRLDALGVGYRPPTGPRPWQRRPGVLGRPLEGPPPSR from the coding sequence ATGACCGACGTGATTCCGGCCCCGCGCGCCGCGGCCGGCTCCCCGGACCGCGCCGTCCCCCTCGACCGGGGCACCACCCTGTGGGCCGCCGAGGGCACCGGCGGCACCGAACGCTGGCTGCGTGGCACGCTCGGCACGGCCCTCGTCCTGCCCCTTGCGCCCGGCGCCGAGGACGACCCGGACTCCGTACGGCTGCGCCTGGACGACACCCTGGAGCCCGAGGCGTACCGGCTCGCCGCCGTGCCCGGGCGGGGCGTCGAGATCCGCGGCGGCTCCCCGGCCGGGGTCTTCTGGGGTGCGCAGACTCTGCGCCAGCTGCTCGGCCCCGACGCCTTCCGGCGCGCCCCCGTACGGTCGGACGCCGCCCACGCGGTCCCGGCGGGGGTGATCGAGGACGCCCCCCGCTTCCGCTGGCGCGGCCTGATGCTCGACGTGGCCCGCCACTTCATGCCGAAGGACGGCGTCCTGCGCTACCTCGACCTGATGGCCGCGCACAAACTCAACGTGCTGCACTTCCACCTGACGGACGACCAGGGCTGGCGTGTCGAGATCAAGCGGTACCCGAGGCTGACGGAGGTCGGTTCCTGGCGGGCGCGGACGAGATTCGGCCACCGGGCGTCCCCGCTGTGGGACGACAGACCGCACGGCGGCCACTACACCCAGGACGACATCCGCGAGATCGTCGCGTACGCCGCCGAACGGCACATCGCCGTCGTCCCCGAGATCGACGTGCCCGGGCACTCGCAGGCCGCCATCGCCGCCTACCCGGAACTCGGCAACACCGACGTCGTCGACACCTCCGCCCTCACCGTCTGGGACGACTGGGGGGTCAACCCGAACGTCCTCGCCCCCACCGACGCCACCCTGCGCTTCTACGAGGGCGTCTTCGAGGAACTGCTCGAACTGTTCCCCGCGGACGCCGTGGCCTCCACCGGATCCGCGGGTTTCGCGGCGTTCTCAAGTTTCTTCCACGTCGGCGGCGACGAGTGCCCCAAGGAGCAGTGGCGGGCCTCCCCGGCCGCGCAGACGCGGATCGCGGAACTCGGGCTGGCCGATGAGGACGCGCTCCAGTCCTGGTTCATCGGCCACTTCGACGCCTGGCTCGCCGCGCGCGGGCGCAGGATGATCGGCTGGGACGAGATCCTGGAGGGCGGCCTGGCGTCGGGGGCCGCGGTGTCGTCCTGGCGCGGGTACGCGGGCGGGATCGCGGCCGCACGGGCCGGCCACGACGTCGTCATGTGCCCCGAGCAGCAGGTGTACCTGGACCACCGCCAGGCCCCGGGCGAGGACGAGCCGGTGCCGATCGGCTACGTGCGCACCCTGGAGGACGTCTACCGGTTCGAGCCGGTCCCTCCGGAACTGGACGAGGCGCAGGCCCGCCATGTGCTGGGCACGCAGGCCAACGTGTGGACCGAGGTGATGGAGGATCAGGCACGCGTGGACTACCAGGCCTTCCCCAGGCTGGCCGCGTTCGCCGAGGTCGCCTGGAGCGCCCTGCCCGCCCCTGCGGAACGGGACTTCGCGGATTTCGAGCGGCGGATGACCGCCCACTACGGGCGTCTGGACGCCCTGGGAGTCGGGTACCGGCCGCCCACCGGGCCGCGCCCGTGGCAGCGGCGCCCCGGCGTCCTCGGGCGGCCTCTGGAGGGCCCTCCGCCGTCGAGGTAG
- a CDS encoding DUF3039 domain-containing protein, whose translation MSTLEPERGTGTGTLVEPTPQVSHGDGDHERFAHYVQKDKIMASALDGTPVVALCGKVWVPGRDPKKYPVCPMCKEIYESMTGGGEGGDDKKK comes from the coding sequence ATGAGCACTCTCGAGCCCGAGCGCGGCACTGGTACGGGGACCCTCGTCGAGCCGACGCCGCAGGTGTCCCACGGCGACGGCGACCACGAGCGCTTCGCCCACTACGTCCAGAAGGACAAGATCATGGCGAGCGCCCTCGACGGTACGCCCGTCGTGGCGCTGTGCGGCAAGGTGTGGGTGCCTGGCCGCGACCCGAAGAAGTACCCCGTCTGCCCGATGTGCAAAGAGATCTACGAATCCATGACAGGCGGCGGCGAAGGCGGCGACGACAAGAAGAAGTAA
- a CDS encoding YqgE/AlgH family protein → MTEVSSLTGRLLVATPALADPNFDRAVVLLLDHDEEGSLGVVLNRPTPVDVGDILEGWADLAGEPGVVFQGGPVSLDSALGVAVIPGGSGEGAPLGWRRVHGAIGLVDLEAPPELLASALGSLRIFAGYAGWGPGQLEDELEEGAWYVVESEPGDVSCPAPERLWREVLRRQRSELAMVATYPDDPSLN, encoded by the coding sequence ATGACCGAGGTGTCCTCGCTCACAGGGCGGCTGCTCGTGGCCACGCCCGCCCTGGCGGACCCGAACTTCGACCGCGCGGTGGTGCTCCTTCTCGACCACGACGAGGAGGGCTCCCTCGGTGTCGTCCTCAACCGTCCCACGCCGGTGGACGTGGGCGACATCCTGGAGGGCTGGGCTGACCTCGCCGGGGAACCCGGCGTCGTCTTCCAGGGCGGCCCGGTGTCCCTGGACTCCGCACTCGGCGTCGCCGTCATCCCCGGAGGCTCCGGCGAGGGCGCCCCGCTGGGCTGGCGCCGGGTGCACGGCGCGATCGGTCTCGTCGACCTGGAGGCACCTCCCGAGCTGCTGGCCTCCGCCCTCGGCTCGCTGCGGATCTTCGCCGGATACGCCGGCTGGGGCCCCGGCCAGCTGGAGGACGAGCTGGAGGAAGGAGCCTGGTACGTCGTCGAGTCGGAACCCGGCGACGTGTCCTGCCCCGCCCCCGAGAGGCTCTGGCGCGAGGTGCTGCGCCGCCAGCGCAGCGAACTGGCGATGGTCGCCACATATCCGGACGACCCTTCGCTCAACTGA
- the murA gene encoding UDP-N-acetylglucosamine 1-carboxyvinyltransferase, which produces MTVNGTDDVLLVHGGTPLEGEIRVRGAKNLVPKAMVAALLGGEPSRLRNVPDIRDVRVVRGLLQLHGVTVRPGDEPGELVLDPTRVESANVADIDAHAGSSRIPILFCGPLLHRLGHAFIPGLGGCDIGGRPIDFHFDVLRQFGAVIEKRADGQYLEAPQRLRGTKIRLPYPSVGATEQVLLTAVLAEGVTELSNAAVEPEIEDLICVLQKMGAIIAMDTDRTIRITGVEKLGGYDHRALSDRLEAASWASAALATEGDIYVRGAQQRSMMTFLNTYRKVGGAFRIDDEGIRFWHPGSQLKSIALETDVHPGFQTDWQQPLVVALTQATGLSIIHETVYESRLGFTSALNQMGAHIQLYRECLGGSDCRFGQRNFLHSAVVSGPTRLQGADLVIPDLRGGFSYLIAALAAQGTSRVHGIDLINRGYENFMEKLVELGAKVELPGQALG; this is translated from the coding sequence ATGACCGTCAACGGCACTGACGACGTACTGCTTGTCCATGGCGGAACCCCGCTGGAGGGCGAGATCCGAGTCCGCGGTGCGAAGAACCTCGTACCGAAGGCCATGGTCGCCGCCCTGCTGGGCGGTGAACCAAGTCGCCTGCGCAACGTTCCGGACATCCGTGACGTGCGTGTCGTGCGCGGTCTGCTGCAACTGCACGGCGTGACGGTCCGTCCGGGTGACGAACCGGGTGAGCTGGTGCTCGACCCGACCCGGGTGGAGAGCGCCAACGTCGCCGACATCGACGCCCACGCGGGCTCCTCGCGCATTCCGATCCTGTTCTGCGGGCCGCTGCTGCACCGGCTGGGACACGCGTTCATCCCCGGCTTGGGCGGCTGCGACATCGGCGGCCGGCCCATCGACTTCCACTTCGACGTGCTGCGGCAGTTCGGCGCGGTCATCGAGAAGCGGGCCGACGGGCAGTACCTGGAGGCCCCGCAGCGGCTGCGCGGCACGAAGATCCGGCTGCCGTACCCGTCCGTCGGCGCGACCGAGCAGGTGCTGCTGACGGCCGTGCTGGCCGAGGGTGTCACCGAGCTGTCCAACGCGGCCGTGGAGCCGGAGATCGAGGACCTGATCTGCGTTCTGCAGAAGATGGGCGCGATCATCGCGATGGACACCGACCGGACGATCCGGATCACGGGAGTGGAGAAGCTCGGCGGCTACGACCACCGAGCGCTTTCGGACAGGCTGGAGGCCGCGTCCTGGGCGTCGGCGGCGCTGGCGACCGAGGGCGACATCTACGTCCGCGGCGCGCAGCAGCGGTCGATGATGACCTTCCTGAACACCTACCGGAAGGTGGGCGGCGCGTTCCGGATCGACGACGAGGGCATCCGCTTCTGGCACCCGGGCAGCCAGCTGAAGTCCATAGCGCTGGAGACGGACGTGCACCCCGGTTTCCAGACGGACTGGCAGCAGCCGCTGGTGGTGGCCCTGACCCAGGCCACGGGCCTGTCGATCATCCACGAGACGGTGTACGAGTCGCGTCTGGGCTTCACCTCCGCGCTCAACCAGATGGGCGCGCACATCCAGCTCTACCGCGAGTGCCTGGGCGGCTCCGACTGCCGCTTCGGCCAGCGCAACTTCCTGCACTCCGCGGTGGTGTCGGGGCCGACCCGGCTCCAGGGCGCCGACCTGGTCATCCCGGACCTGCGCGGCGGCTTCTCCTACCTGATCGCGGCCCTGGCCGCCCAGGGCACGTCCCGCGTCCACGGCATCGACCTGATCAACCGCGGCTACGAGAACTTCATGGAGAAGCTCGTGGAGCTCGGCGCCAAGGTGGAACTCCCGGGCCAGGCCCTCGGCTGA
- a CDS encoding HU family DNA-binding protein produces the protein MNRSELVAALADRAEVTRKDADAVLAAFADVVGDIVSKGDEKVTIPGFLTFERTHRAARTARNPQTGEPIQIPAGYSVKVSAGSKLKEAAKGK, from the coding sequence ATGAACCGCAGTGAGCTGGTGGCCGCGCTGGCCGACCGTGCCGAGGTGACCCGCAAGGACGCCGACGCCGTGCTGGCCGCGTTCGCCGACGTCGTCGGCGACATCGTCTCCAAGGGGGACGAGAAGGTCACCATCCCTGGTTTCCTGACCTTCGAGCGCACCCACCGTGCCGCTCGCACCGCTCGCAACCCGCAGACCGGCGAGCCGATCCAGATCCCCGCCGGCTACAGCGTGAAGGTCTCCGCGGGCAGCAAGCTCAAGGAAGCGGCCAAGGGCAAGTGA